Proteins encoded in a region of the Spirochaetota bacterium genome:
- a CDS encoding hemerythrin domain-containing protein, translated as MKPRGPLMTEHRLIEKMLNITGKELDVIKKSNILNPVFIDTIVDFIKTYADRTHHGKEEEILFTKLKNINLGAEDERMMRELIDEHAVARKMVSRLIEGNKKYADGDSSSIKTITDTLSDLIVFYPPHILKEDKIFFPNTEKYFSNVELDEMLNDFWEFDKKMIHEKYNAIYTSLKERHE; from the coding sequence ATGAAACCAAGAGGTCCATTGATGACCGAGCACAGGCTCATTGAAAAAATGTTAAATATTACAGGGAAAGAATTGGATGTCATTAAAAAAAGCAATATATTGAATCCAGTGTTCATTGATACTATTGTAGATTTTATTAAAACATATGCAGACCGGACGCATCACGGGAAAGAAGAAGAAATCTTATTCACAAAATTAAAAAACATAAATCTCGGCGCTGAAGATGAGAGAATGATGCGGGAATTGATTGATGAGCATGCAGTTGCCAGAAAAATGGTGAGTCGACTAATTGAAGGTAATAAAAAATATGCCGACGGAGATTCTTCAAGCATCAAAACTATTACAGATACATTGTCAGATTTAATTGTTTTTTACCCGCCTCATATTTTAAAAGAAGATAAAATATTTTTCCCTAATACTGAAAAATATTTCTCAAATGTTGAATTGGATGAAATGCTGAATGACTTTTGGGAATTCGACAAAAAGATGATTCATGAAAAATACAACGCTATTTATACGTCACTAAAGGAAAGGCATGAATGA
- a CDS encoding GreA/GreB family elongation factor: MAPSSELLITRYDYGRIMILLGHLQNTLSKEQKENAKKLRQELHKVRTVSSREIPSDYVTMNSIFEIKDNEGIESRVLNLVFPEEANSEKDIVSILSPIGTAVIGRRVGNVINWTFPEGLKKFVIINMIYQPEAAGNYNL; the protein is encoded by the coding sequence ATGGCACCCAGCAGCGAGTTATTAATAACCAGGTATGATTATGGGCGGATAATGATTCTTCTCGGCCATTTACAGAATACACTTTCAAAAGAACAAAAAGAAAATGCTAAAAAATTAAGACAGGAATTGCACAAGGTGCGTACGGTTTCCTCAAGGGAAATCCCGTCTGATTACGTTACCATGAACTCGATATTTGAAATAAAAGACAATGAGGGAATAGAATCGAGAGTCTTGAATCTGGTTTTTCCCGAAGAAGCAAATAGTGAAAAGGATATCGTATCGATACTGTCCCCGATAGGAACAGCCGTTATAGGGCGCAGGGTCGGCAATGTCATAAACTGGACCTTCCCGGAAGGATTAAAAAAGTTTGTAATCATCAATATGATATATCAGCCGGAAGCGGCGGGGAATTATAATTTATAA
- a CDS encoding hemerythrin domain-containing protein: protein MGIAVDHIREDHDYIMKSLGISQKIFMKSEDSEIINKIDLSECIRFNAIFTDMCHKGKEETILFKNLTKKENGLIKNEIDTLTAEHKLCRIYIKNLQNLFPENPYELISPRFITSFVGYINHMESHIEMESEKLFTIIDHYLSDSEQENVCIQFDEYEKYVMEACDTKYIKNSIDYLFKKYS, encoded by the coding sequence ATGGGGATAGCCGTTGATCACATCAGGGAAGATCATGATTATATCATGAAAAGCCTGGGAATTTCACAGAAGATATTCATGAAATCGGAAGATTCGGAAATAATAAATAAAATCGACCTTTCTGAATGCATCAGATTTAACGCGATATTCACCGACATGTGCCATAAGGGAAAAGAAGAAACAATCCTTTTTAAGAATCTCACAAAAAAAGAAAACGGACTCATCAAAAATGAGATAGATACTCTTACAGCGGAACACAAGCTGTGCAGAATATATATCAAGAACCTGCAAAATTTATTTCCGGAAAATCCTTATGAATTGATCTCCCCAAGGTTCATAACTAGTTTTGTGGGATATATCAACCACATGGAATCGCATATTGAAATGGAGAGCGAGAAACTATTTACCATTATAGATCATTATCTTTCGGATTCGGAGCAGGAGAATGTTTGCATTCAATTCGACGAATACGAGAAATACGTTATGGAGGCATGCGACACCAAGTATATCAAAAACAGTATTGATTATCTTTTTAAAAAGTATTCATGA
- a CDS encoding peptidoglycan bridge formation glycyltransferase FemA/FemB family protein, producing MDVILKHKESGALIPTIILHQTSLWSSIKSRLGWIPCAFDIISRNAEGDILVLVHRINQDRCMAYVPQGPEIAPEEEVKGLFLESLSYGLARHLPRNCVFIRYDLPWETPYAHDQSRYDADGRWQGCPEPHVREMRMNFSTRYWNIRKAITDIQPPDTVIIDLTVPEDEILGRMKSKTRYNIRLAERKGVIVMESGLERLHAWYRLYLQTAGRAGFQRHRYEYFETMFEANQENHNSASIHLLIAVADDEVVAGNIVSISHRRATFLYGASANNKRNHMASYALQWETIRFARKKGCIEYDLYGISPVEDTAHPLYGLYRFKTGFGGRVLHKQGCWDYPIRKEEYAIYRASENIKGIFHQ from the coding sequence ATGGATGTAATTCTGAAACATAAGGAATCGGGAGCATTAATTCCGACGATCATCCTTCACCAGACATCCCTGTGGAGCTCGATAAAGTCACGGCTCGGATGGATTCCCTGTGCCTTTGACATAATATCAAGAAACGCAGAGGGAGACATTCTTGTTTTGGTCCATAGAATTAACCAGGACAGGTGCATGGCCTATGTGCCGCAGGGGCCGGAAATAGCGCCGGAAGAGGAAGTGAAAGGATTATTCCTTGAATCGCTTTCATATGGACTTGCCAGACATCTTCCCCGGAATTGTGTTTTTATACGGTATGACCTTCCATGGGAAACACCCTATGCGCACGACCAAAGCCGCTATGACGCCGATGGCCGATGGCAAGGATGCCCAGAACCGCATGTTAGAGAAATGCGGATGAATTTTAGCACCAGGTACTGGAACATACGGAAGGCAATAACCGATATTCAACCGCCTGATACGGTTATCATAGATTTAACCGTGCCGGAAGACGAGATACTCGGCAGGATGAAATCGAAAACAAGATATAATATCCGCCTGGCCGAAAGAAAAGGGGTCATCGTGATGGAATCCGGATTGGAACGGCTCCATGCCTGGTACAGGCTTTATCTTCAAACCGCCGGCAGGGCTGGCTTCCAAAGACATAGATATGAATATTTCGAAACCATGTTTGAAGCAAACCAGGAGAATCATAATTCGGCATCAATACATCTGCTCATCGCCGTTGCGGACGATGAGGTTGTTGCCGGCAACATAGTATCGATAAGTCACCGGCGCGCGACATTCCTGTATGGCGCTTCAGCAAATAATAAAAGAAATCACATGGCTTCATATGCCCTACAGTGGGAAACAATACGTTTTGCCCGCAAAAAAGGATGCATAGAGTATGATCTATATGGAATATCGCCCGTCGAGGATACGGCTCATCCGCTGTACGGACTATATCGTTTCAAAACCGGCTTTGGCGGGCGCGTGCTGCACAAGCAGGGATGCTGGGATTATCCGATAAGAAAGGAGGAGTACGCCATCTATCGGGCATCTGAAAATATAAAAGGAATATTTCATCAATAA
- the rnk gene encoding nucleoside diphosphate kinase regulator, which yields MNTNEIMITGFDYGRIMSMIDRLRNTFSKEQKENADRLVMELKRAQRVDSYDIPHDCVTMNSSFEIKEVDESETRTLTLVFPEKANIEENRVSILSPVGTAVLGYRVGNVIHWKVPAGVKKFIITRIIYQPEAAGDYQL from the coding sequence ATGAACACCAATGAAATAATGATAACGGGCTTCGATTACGGACGGATCATGAGCATGATTGACCGGTTGAGAAACACCTTTTCGAAAGAGCAGAAGGAAAACGCGGACAGGCTGGTAATGGAGCTTAAAAGGGCGCAAAGGGTAGATTCATACGATATCCCCCACGATTGCGTAACGATGAATTCAAGCTTTGAGATTAAAGAAGTTGATGAATCCGAAACAAGAACACTTACACTGGTATTCCCCGAGAAAGCGAATATTGAGGAGAACCGGGTGTCCATATTGTCGCCCGTGGGCACCGCCGTATTGGGCTACCGCGTGGGTAACGTGATACATTGGAAGGTCCCGGCGGGCGTTAAAAAATTTATCATCACCAGGATAATATACCAGCCGGAAGCCGCCGGTGATTACCAACTATAG
- a CDS encoding hemerythrin domain-containing protein, with protein sequence MGKAVEHIRRDHEYILRRLDILQHIFMKSELTVIINKKDLAECVRFHAIFTGMCHNGKEEAILFKNLEAKGIDIVNGDIGNLAAEHRICSKFIKTLQDSLTDNPYELLSPEFITGVVGFINHIESHINKENTLLLPIIDHFLSHSEQEMVCELFNKYENHIMEKYDNKDIIATIDYLMRKYA encoded by the coding sequence ATGGGAAAAGCAGTGGAACACATCAGGAGGGATCATGAATATATATTACGTAGACTGGATATCCTGCAGCATATATTCATGAAATCCGAACTCACGGTGATAATCAACAAGAAGGACCTTGCAGAATGCGTCAGGTTTCACGCGATTTTTACCGGAATGTGCCATAATGGAAAAGAAGAGGCCATCCTTTTTAAAAACCTGGAGGCCAAAGGCATTGATATAGTTAACGGCGACATCGGAAATCTCGCCGCAGAGCACAGGATATGCAGCAAATTCATCAAAACTTTGCAGGATTCATTGACCGACAATCCGTACGAGCTTCTCTCGCCGGAATTTATTACGGGAGTCGTCGGGTTTATAAATCATATAGAATCACACATTAATAAGGAAAATACGCTACTGCTTCCAATTATTGATCATTTCTTATCACATTCAGAACAGGAGATGGTGTGTGAACTGTTTAACAAGTATGAAAATCATATCATGGAAAAATATGATAATAAGGATATAATAGCCACTATTGATTACCTGATGAGAAAATATGCATGA
- a CDS encoding sigma-54-dependent Fis family transcriptional regulator: protein MNKSILIVEDDPRLRDALCKITAKEGYQPTGVESGEEALEKASEHVFALVISDLKLPGISGMQVLQSIRSATPDTSIIIITAYASVDTAVEAMKNGAEDYMVKPFSLDEIRIIINRVMERRGILIDNALLREQLKEKYSFDNIIGNSEPMIEVYKMINKVKDAKATVLVTGETGTGKELIARALHYNGARREKPFIPVNCCALTDSLLESQLFGYAKGAFTGALKDTPGLFELAEGGTIFLDEIGDTGASFQQALLRVLEGGEIQPVGSAERKKVDVRVVAATNKDLENTVKEGKFREDLFYRLNVITIPIPPLRDRKDDILPLALYFMTKYSKENSKAVNEITPEAKSILESYQWPGNVRELENTISKAVIFESGSRLTPDTFPERMRLPSNESPMSGEDLMTLEEVSRAYIIKVLEMTGGNKAKASEILGINRTSLWRMIQRLGITE, encoded by the coding sequence ATGAATAAAAGCATACTGATCGTGGAAGATGACCCGAGGCTCAGGGACGCCCTCTGCAAGATAACAGCGAAAGAAGGGTATCAGCCGACCGGGGTGGAAAGCGGCGAAGAAGCTCTGGAGAAAGCAAGCGAACATGTATTTGCGCTGGTAATTTCAGACCTGAAATTGCCGGGAATAAGCGGCATGCAGGTATTGCAGTCAATACGGTCGGCGACGCCGGATACGAGCATAATCATCATTACCGCCTACGCCTCCGTTGATACCGCCGTTGAAGCCATGAAGAACGGCGCGGAGGATTATATGGTAAAACCCTTCAGCCTCGACGAAATACGCATCATTATCAACCGGGTCATGGAAAGAAGAGGGATACTCATCGACAACGCACTCCTGCGCGAGCAACTGAAAGAAAAATATTCTTTTGACAATATCATCGGCAACAGCGAGCCGATGATTGAAGTCTACAAAATGATAAATAAAGTAAAGGATGCAAAGGCCACCGTGCTGGTTACAGGTGAAACGGGAACCGGCAAGGAACTGATCGCGAGGGCACTTCATTATAACGGGGCGCGCCGGGAAAAGCCGTTCATACCGGTCAACTGCTGCGCGCTGACGGACTCGCTGCTGGAAAGCCAGCTCTTTGGTTACGCCAAGGGGGCCTTCACGGGCGCACTCAAGGACACGCCGGGGCTCTTCGAACTGGCCGAGGGAGGAACGATATTTCTCGATGAAATAGGGGACACCGGCGCAAGTTTTCAGCAGGCGCTACTGCGGGTCCTGGAAGGGGGTGAGATCCAGCCGGTGGGCTCGGCTGAACGGAAAAAGGTGGATGTCCGCGTAGTGGCGGCTACGAACAAAGACCTGGAAAACACCGTGAAGGAAGGAAAATTCCGCGAGGACCTGTTTTACCGGCTCAATGTAATCACCATACCGATTCCCCCGCTGAGAGACAGGAAAGACGACATCCTTCCGCTTGCCCTGTACTTCATGACTAAATACTCGAAGGAAAACAGCAAAGCCGTAAATGAAATAACGCCGGAAGCAAAATCAATTCTCGAATCATACCAGTGGCCCGGAAACGTGCGGGAACTTGAAAACACCATTTCAAAAGCGGTGATATTTGAATCCGGAAGCCGTCTCACGCCGGATACCTTTCCGGAACGGATGCGGTTGCCATCAAACGAATCGCCCATGTCCGGCGAAGACCTGATGACCCTTGAAGAGGTGAGCCGCGCCTATATAATAAAGGTGCTTGAAATGACCGGCGGGAACAAGGCCAAGGCGTCCGAGATACTAGGAATAAACAGAACTTCACTCTGGAGGATGATACAGAGGCTTGGCATAACTGAATAA
- a CDS encoding Cache 3/Cache 2 fusion domain-containing protein — protein sequence MKLQRLKWIMIVTFVAISTVPLLCLGIVIYIKGQTLIRENVASHFTTIIDGNSLVINRFTSEREADMRLMGKVALEDNYNYNSVYNRLQRIMEAYGVYHAIIIYDNQGNLLFRIESKKGSIDIKTLDVNKTAAHKINECILPCYNRSYEDNCVALSMPITDKSNTLLYRMIGIIDFDAINNHLNNVSFGETGYLTLTDKEGNIINHKAGRSRLKAVKISDKVKLLKQGEFISGEYIDEKGNRYFQATKSINRYGWLLTVRQDSDEILSRVNTLRLYMLLFIAVSFIIAGGIGYFAANMLIKMLQKSYDHEKELEMMILQNEKLTSMGVITSGIAHELNNPLANALIYTQLLYEKLKEQYPSDDLSSMNIAVEELTRCGAIIKNLMSFSRRSSLELQEVDINDILKGLVKMTEKYSREHGVSVFVHFQEDLPRALCNESVVHQAMMNMFTNAVEAMKHGGTLKIKTWFTTVTNMVKIDIQDSGTGIPKSIIGKIFDPFFSTKPSGERTGLGLYISYEMIRKAGGNIRVISSAVEDGDDCGVNTGTTFTIELPVVKQEG from the coding sequence ATGAAACTTCAACGTTTAAAATGGATAATGATTGTTACCTTCGTTGCAATTTCTACCGTGCCCCTGCTGTGTCTTGGCATTGTTATCTATATTAAAGGCCAGACATTAATACGGGAAAATGTCGCGAGTCATTTTACAACTATCATTGACGGCAATTCTCTTGTAATAAACCGTTTTACAAGTGAACGCGAAGCGGATATGCGACTAATGGGAAAAGTGGCCCTTGAGGACAATTATAACTATAACAGCGTTTATAACAGACTCCAGCGTATTATGGAGGCATACGGCGTTTATCATGCTATAATAATTTATGACAACCAGGGTAATTTATTATTCAGGATAGAATCAAAAAAAGGCTCTATAGATATTAAAACGCTCGATGTGAATAAAACTGCTGCCCATAAAATCAACGAATGCATTTTACCATGTTACAATAGATCATATGAAGATAACTGTGTAGCGCTGTCTATGCCTATAACTGACAAATCAAACACACTGCTCTACAGAATGATCGGTATAATTGATTTCGACGCAATAAATAATCATTTAAACAATGTAAGTTTTGGAGAAACCGGGTATTTAACTCTCACAGACAAGGAAGGCAATATCATAAATCACAAGGCCGGAAGATCAAGGCTTAAAGCAGTGAAAATATCCGACAAAGTTAAACTGCTTAAACAAGGCGAATTCATATCGGGAGAATATATTGATGAAAAAGGGAACAGGTATTTTCAAGCGACAAAAAGCATTAACCGTTACGGCTGGCTTCTCACGGTCAGGCAGGATAGCGATGAAATTCTTTCCAGGGTGAATACGCTGCGCCTGTATATGCTTTTGTTTATTGCAGTAAGCTTTATAATCGCGGGCGGGATCGGCTATTTTGCCGCAAACATGCTGATCAAAATGCTTCAAAAATCATATGACCATGAAAAAGAGCTGGAAATGATGATTTTGCAAAACGAAAAACTTACATCCATGGGGGTAATAACATCGGGCATCGCGCACGAATTGAACAATCCCCTTGCCAATGCTCTTATCTATACGCAGTTATTATACGAAAAATTAAAAGAACAATACCCTTCTGATGATCTTTCATCAATGAATATTGCCGTGGAAGAACTCACACGGTGCGGTGCGATAATAAAAAACCTGATGAGCTTTTCCCGACGTTCATCACTTGAATTACAGGAAGTTGACATAAATGACATTCTGAAGGGCCTGGTGAAAATGACAGAAAAATATTCCAGGGAACATGGCGTTTCGGTATTCGTTCATTTTCAGGAAGACCTGCCGAGAGCGCTTTGCAATGAAAGCGTCGTTCACCAAGCGATGATGAACATGTTTACGAACGCCGTTGAGGCAATGAAACACGGGGGGACCTTGAAAATCAAGACATGGTTTACCACGGTCACGAATATGGTAAAAATCGATATTCAAGACAGCGGAACGGGCATACCAAAATCAATAATCGGAAAGATCTTTGACCCGTTCTTTTCCACAAAACCCAGCGGTGAAAGGACCGGGCTGGGACTCTATATAAGCTATGAAATGATAAGAAAAGCCGGGGGGAATATACGCGTTATCAGCAGCGCCGTTGAAGACGGCGATGATTGCGGCGTCAATACAGGGACGACCTTCACCATTGAGTTGCCCGTAGTTAAGCAGGAAGGATAG
- a CDS encoding type II toxin-antitoxin system VapB family antitoxin, with protein sequence MRTTINIDDSLIKKASALTGIEEKTTLVRLGLEALIKRENSRRLAKLGGTEKSLTPVPRRRNKF encoded by the coding sequence ATGAGAACAACAATAAATATTGACGATTCATTGATCAAGAAGGCATCGGCTCTCACCGGGATAGAGGAAAAAACGACTCTTGTCCGCCTTGGACTCGAAGCCCTTATCAAGAGGGAGAACAGCAGGCGTCTTGCTAAACTCGGCGGGACGGAGAAGTCATTGACTCCGGTGCCGAGAAGAAGGAACAAATTCTAA
- a CDS encoding PIN domain-containing protein, whose translation MVLVDTSVWIEHFRKGHPRLAELLNNSDVAIHPFIVGELACGTIKNREEILNLLQTLDSSPEISLQELLHFIEINKLQGKGIGFIDIHILASSLLADFMLWTNDKKLHSMAQRMGIAYQA comes from the coding sequence ATGGTCCTCGTTGATACATCCGTATGGATCGAACACTTCAGAAAGGGCCATCCCCGGTTGGCAGAACTCCTGAACAATTCCGATGTGGCAATTCATCCTTTTATTGTCGGGGAACTCGCATGCGGGACTATCAAAAACCGAGAAGAGATCCTGAACCTGTTGCAAACGCTCGATTCATCACCTGAAATAAGCCTTCAGGAATTATTACATTTTATTGAAATAAATAAACTTCAGGGGAAGGGAATAGGATTCATAGACATCCATATTCTCGCCTCATCTCTACTTGCGGATTTCATGCTGTGGACCAATGATAAAAAATTGCATAGCATGGCCCAACGGATGGGAATAGCATATCAAGCATGA